The window TTCCCGCGTCGCTTCGCCGCCGGGGGTGGCGGTCCTGCCGGGGGACACGGTGTTGACCCGGATTCCGAACGGTGCCAGCTCCGCGGCCAGTCCCCGGCTGTAGTTCTCCAGCGCCGCCTTCGCCGCCGTGTAGTGCAGGAACGGTGGTGGCGTCGGGGGCACCGCCGCCGAGGAGACGTGCACGATCACTCCCGAACGCCGTTCCCGCATCCCCGGTGCCAGCAGCGAGTCCAGGCGCACGGACGCCAGGAAGTTCAGGTCCAGCGCGTCCTGCCACACCTCGTCAGGGATGGCCAAAGCTCCCTTGTACGGTTGCGCCCCGCCCACGTTGTGGACCAGGACGTCCACCCCGCCGAGCACCTCCTGCGCGGCCGCGGCGAGCGCCTCCGCGCCGGCCCGCGTCCGCACGTCGGCCGCCACGAAGGTGGCCCCCTCCGGCACCGTGTTCGTCGCCGACCTGGCAGTCGTGAGCACCTCGGCACCGGCGTCCAGGAGTTGGCGCACGACGGCCGCTCCGATTCCGCGAGAACCACCTGTGACCAGGGCCCGCTTTCCCGAGAGTTCTAGCTTTCCCGATCCGTTCTCGAACGTCGTCATACCACCGGTCCTTTCGATCGCGAAATTGTCCGCTCGATTGAATAAGGGATTTACGTGCGCATGGTGCGAATCTTCGGGGAATCGCGTTGAGCGCCTCGTCGAGCTATTTCACGGTACGGCCGGAAAAGAAGGCGAGGCAAAGACGAAAAGTCAGCACGTGCCATAGGGGTTTCCTATGGCGCCCCAGCCCCTCAGGGCTTCGGCGCTTCGGCGCTTCGGCGGAGTCGGGTGGCGTCCATCTGCGCTCAAGCAAGGCCGACTTCGGCAAGGCCAAGACGAGTCGCGTGAACGCCATGCCATGAGCGGGGGCGACGGCGTTCCGCCACGGTGCGAAACCGCCACCCACTCGGCGTCCCAGCCCTTGCTTCACCTATCGAAACTCGATAGATTCCCATCGCAACTCGATGGAAGGAGGGGGCGTGGGAAAGCTGACAGTGCGTGCGCTGCGCGCCGTGCTCGTGGTGGTACTCACCGGCACCGTGTTCGTACAGGCATCGATGGTGTGGGTGTTGGCCAGTGGGAACGATCCGGAGGACGGGTCGCTCCCGCTGACCCCGTTGCGCGTGATCACGATCCTGGGCATGGTGTCGGGCCAGGTCGCCCTGGTCAGCGTATGGCGGCTGGTGACGATGGTGCGACGCGGAACCGTGTTCTCCCACGCCGCCTTCCGGTACGTGGACGCCGTGATCGGCGCAATCGTGGCGGCTGCCCTCCTGTGGTTCGCGGTCACGGCGCTCAACGCGCCGGGCCAGCGGGCCGACCCAGGCGTCACCGTGATCATGGGCGGGGTTGGCCTGGCCATCCTCGGGGTCGCGCTCATCGTGCTCGTGCTGCGGATGCTGCTCGCCCAGGCCGTCGAGCGCGACGTCGAAGCGGCGCAGATGCAGGCCGAGTTGGACGAGGTGATCTGATGCCGATCGTCGTCGACATCGACGTGATGCTGGCCAGGCGGAAGATGTCCGTGGGCGACCTCGCGGACCGCGTAGGCATCACGCCCGCCAACCTGGCAGTACTCAAGAATGGCCGCGCCAAGGCGGTGCGCTTCGCGACGCTCGCCGCGCTCTGCGAGGTACTCAAGTGTCAGCCGGGCGACTTGCTGCGCTGGGAGGCCGAGGAGGCCGCGGGCGGATGAGCTCGCGGGCGGATGAGGTGTCCCAGAGCGGGCGCCTGGCACCACCGGTGCGTGACACAGCACGTGGAACGCATGGACGTGGATCGCCGACCACCGGCGGCACCGTCCTTCGGCACGCAACCAGGACGGCCGCGGGGTGGCGGTCGCGCGGACGGTCTCCCCGGACGCCCTGAGAGACGCCTCCGGCCGACCCGCTTGTCCACATCCCTGGTGGTGCTGACCGGTTGCCGGCGGCGACGGTCTGCCTGCTCGCCCCGTCGCTCGCAGCCCAGCAGCTCCGCCACCTGGGGCAGAGCGCGGTTGCGGACAGTGGTTCGGCTGGACTGGCCGCCACCGAGGGGACATGGCCGGCACCCGGCGCCGTGTGCCAGGGTGGCCGGCATGGACTGGCAGTCTGAGAGCCCGGAACTCTGGGCGTTCCTGGAGTCACTGCACCGTGGCGAGATCCTGTCCGGCACCGTCGCGGCGATCGAGCGGTTCGGGGTCTTCGTAGCCCTGGACGACGGCCCCGACCATCCGACCTTGCCTGGCGTCGGGTTCATTGTGATCCCCGAACTGTCCTGGCGGCACATCGACGCTCCCACCGAAGTCGTCGAGATCGGCCAGCGTGTCTCGTGTGAGTTCCTTCAGTTCGACACCTTCAACGCCGAGGCCAGGCTGTCGTTGAAGGCACTGCAGCCCGACCCCTTCCCGGCTTTCGCGGACCGCACCGTGGTGGGCCAGGAGCTGCGCGGGACGGTCGCCACGGTGCTTCCCGTCGGAGTCTTCGTCCACCTTGCGGACGGCGTCCTTGGGCTGCTCCCCTTCAGAGAGGTGCACGGCCGGCCTGCCGCCGATCCGCCAGAGGACTTCGAGGCCGGAGAGGAGATCGCCGTCGTCGTCACAGACATCGACCGGCCCCAGCGGCAAGTGTTCCTCTCCAGGTCAAAGGCAATTCGAGGTAAGGGTGCCGACCTGCCCATGTGACTGCTCTGTTCGCGACTGGGGGACCTGACGGACGCTACGACAAGCGTGCACGCGTGGACGTTGCGGTGCTCGGCATCGGGCGGGTCGCGGCCACCCCCAGGCGGGTGTCGGAGCTCGCGATGACCTGCACGTTCGCCGACAATCGGTAGTTACGCGAGGATGCGCAGGCTTGGCTGTTCGAGGTGGCCGTGGTGGCCGTGATGGCCGTCGACACGGTGCCCCCAGGAGCCTCGGACAGGGCGCTTTCGAAGGATTCTGCCGCGGCGAGCGGCCCGTCCCCGGAGTGATCGGTGAGGACAGATGAGCTCGAGTTCCGCCCAGGTCCCGGATCCCGTGTCCGCCGATGCCGGCAACGGTCCTGCCGTATCCCGTCCGGAGTTCGACGCACTCTTCGAAGCGGTTCGCACGTGGGGGCGGTGGGCCCCGGCCGACCGTGGCGCATGGAACCGGGTGACCGCGGACCATGTGCGGCGGGCCACGGCCACGGTGCGGTCCGGGACCGTCGTCCCGATGGCGCTGCCCTGGAACACCCGGCCCGGCCCCGACAACCGCAAACCGGCCTTGCACCACATGACCGATCTGGGCGATGTGGAAGCCCCGGAACCCCGCACCCACAAGGATTTCATCGCTGCCGACTACCACGGCAAGGGTGTCACCCATCTCGACGCCCTGTGCCACATCGCCTACCGGGGGCAGCTCTACGACGGCCGGACGGCGCACGAAGTCGTCGACTCCGCGGGCGCCCGCTTCGGCGCGGTGTCGACGCTCGGCCCTCTCGTCACGAAGGGTGTGCTCCTCGACCTCCCGGCCGTCCTGGGGATCCGCTGGCTGGAGCCGGGACGAGCGGTGCACGCGAAGGACATCGTCGCAGCGGAGAAGGCGCTTGGTGTGACGATCGGCGAGGGTGACGCGGTGCTGCTGCGCTCCGGACACGTCCGCCGCCGCGCGGAACTCGGTGCCTGGGACCCCGACACGGCGAGCGCGGGCTTCCACGTGGACGCCGTACCACTGCTGGCCGAGCGCGGTATCGCGCTGCTGGGCGGAGACGGCGACAGTGATGTGCGGCCCTCGCCGGTGGACGGCGTGCACTCGCCGGTCCACGCCCTGGCCGTGGCCGCGATGGGGGTGCCGCTGCTGGACAACCTCGACCTGGAGGCGCTCTCCGTCGCGACCGCCGAGGCGGGGCGGCATGAA of the Streptomyces sp. T12 genome contains:
- a CDS encoding SDR family oxidoreductase, with protein sequence MTTFENGSGKLELSGKRALVTGGSRGIGAAVVRQLLDAGAEVLTTARSATNTVPEGATFVAADVRTRAGAEALAAAAQEVLGGVDVLVHNVGGAQPYKGALAIPDEVWQDALDLNFLASVRLDSLLAPGMRERRSGVIVHVSSAAVPPTPPPFLHYTAAKAALENYSRGLAAELAPFGIRVNTVSPGRTATPGGEATREQWARLDAGPGQATHTPPLGRDGQPDDIAHAVLFLVSDRTSWLTASNVVVDGGEFPRG
- a CDS encoding DUF2975 domain-containing protein, producing the protein MGKLTVRALRAVLVVVLTGTVFVQASMVWVLASGNDPEDGSLPLTPLRVITILGMVSGQVALVSVWRLVTMVRRGTVFSHAAFRYVDAVIGAIVAAALLWFAVTALNAPGQRADPGVTVIMGGVGLAILGVALIVLVLRMLLAQAVERDVEAAQMQAELDEVI
- a CDS encoding helix-turn-helix transcriptional regulator, which encodes MPIVVDIDVMLARRKMSVGDLADRVGITPANLAVLKNGRAKAVRFATLAALCEVLKCQPGDLLRWEAEEAAGG
- a CDS encoding S1 RNA-binding domain-containing protein; protein product: MDWQSESPELWAFLESLHRGEILSGTVAAIERFGVFVALDDGPDHPTLPGVGFIVIPELSWRHIDAPTEVVEIGQRVSCEFLQFDTFNAEARLSLKALQPDPFPAFADRTVVGQELRGTVATVLPVGVFVHLADGVLGLLPFREVHGRPAADPPEDFEAGEEIAVVVTDIDRPQRQVFLSRSKAIRGKGADLPM
- a CDS encoding cyclase family protein, with the protein product MSSSSAQVPDPVSADAGNGPAVSRPEFDALFEAVRTWGRWAPADRGAWNRVTADHVRRATATVRSGTVVPMALPWNTRPGPDNRKPALHHMTDLGDVEAPEPRTHKDFIAADYHGKGVTHLDALCHIAYRGQLYDGRTAHEVVDSAGARFGAVSTLGPLVTKGVLLDLPAVLGIRWLEPGRAVHAKDIVAAEKALGVTIGEGDAVLLRSGHVRRRAELGAWDPDTASAGFHVDAVPLLAERGIALLGGDGDSDVRPSPVDGVHSPVHALAVAAMGVPLLDNLDLEALSVATAEAGRHEFMLVVAPLNVPGGTGSPVTPVAVL